Proteins co-encoded in one Neovison vison isolate M4711 chromosome 9, ASM_NN_V1, whole genome shotgun sequence genomic window:
- the DNAJB5 gene encoding dnaJ homolog subfamily B member 5 isoform X2, with product MFKRTVLSCPSPAAPPLQARGAFRSFPHFWGEDFLASLMFKIQLEPLKLRAWTLNGFVKFRNKETSAGPVAVMGKDYYKILGIPSGANEDEIKKAYRKMALKYHPDKNKEPNAEEKFKEIAEAYDVLSDPKKRGLYDQYGEEGLKTGGGSSGGSSGSFHYTFHGDPHATFASFFGGSNPFDIFFASSRSTRPFGGFDPEDMDVDEDEDPFGAFGRFGFNGLSRGPRRAPEPLYPRRKVQDPPVVHELRVSLEEIYHGSTKRMKITRRRLNPDGRTVRTEDKILHIVIKRGWKEGTKITFPKEGDATPDNIPADIVFVLKDKPHAHFRRDGTNVLYSALISLKEALCGCTVNIPTIDGRVIPLPCNDVIKPGTVKRLRGEGLPFPKVPTQRGDLIVEFKVRFPDRLTPQTRQILKQHLPCS from the exons atgTTTAAGCGCACAGTGCTCTCCTGCCCATCCCCAGCAGCACCCCCACTACAGGCCCGAGGAGCTTTCCGGAGCTTCCCACACTTCTGGGGAGAAGACTTCTTAGCCAGCTTGATGTTTAAAATTCAGCTGGAGCCCTTAAAACTTCGAGCGTGGACGCTGAATGGGTTTGTAAAGTTCCG AAACAAGGAGACAAGTGCCGGTCCAGTGGCTGTGATGGGAAAGGACTATTACAAGATTCTTGGGATCCCATCCGGAGCCAACGAGGATGAGATCAAGAAAGCCTACCGGAAGATGGCATTGAAGTACCACCCAGACAAGAACAAAGAACCCAATGCTGAGGAGAAGTTTAAGGAGATTGCAGAGGCCTATGATGTGCTGAGTGACCCTAAGAAACGGGGCCTGTATGACCAGTATGGGGAGGAAG GCCTGAAGACCGGCGGTGGTTCATCAGGTGGCTCCAGTGGCTCCTTTCACTACACCTTTCATGGGGATCCCCATGCCACCTTTGCCTCCTTCTTTGGTGGCTCCAACCCCTTCGATATCTTCTTTGCCAGCAGCCGATCCACTAGACCATTTGGTGGCTTTGACCCAGAGGACATGGATGTGGATGAAGATGAGGATCCATTTGGTGCCTTTGGCCGCTTTGGCTTCAATGGGCTGAGTAGGGGTCCAAGGCGAGCCCCAGAACCACTGTACCCTCGACGCAAGGTACAAGACCCACCTGTGGTGCATGAGCTGCGTGTGTCCCTGGAAGAGATCTACCACGGCTCTACCAAGCGCATGAAGATCACAAGGCGGCGCCTCAACCCTGATGGGCGAACTGTGCGCACCGAGGACAAGATCCTACACATTGTCATCAAGCGTGGCTGGAAGGAAGGCACCAAGATCACCTTTCCCAAAGAGGGTGATGCCACACCTGACAACATCCCTGCTGACATTGTCTTTGTGCTCAAAGACAAGCCCCATGCACACTTCCGCCGAGATGGCACCAACGTGCTCTACAGTGCCCTGATTAGCCTCAAGGAG GCGCTGTGTGGCTGCACTGTGAACATTCCCACTATCGATGGCCGGGTGATCCCATTACCCTGCAATGATGTCATCAAACCAGGCACCGTGAAGAGACTCCGTGGGGAGggccttcccttccccaaagtgCCCACCCAGCGAGGAGACCTCATTGTCGAGTTCAAAGTTCGCTTCCCAGACAGATTAACGCCACAGACACGACAGATCCTTAAGCAGCACCTACCCTGTTCTTAG
- the DNAJB5 gene encoding dnaJ homolog subfamily B member 5 isoform X1 — MFKIQLEPLKLRAWTLNGFVKFRNKETSAGPVAVMGKDYYKILGIPSGANEDEIKKAYRKMALKYHPDKNKEPNAEEKFKEIAEAYDVLSDPKKRGLYDQYGEEGLKTGGGSSGGSSGSFHYTFHGDPHATFASFFGGSNPFDIFFASSRSTRPFGGFDPEDMDVDEDEDPFGAFGRFGFNGLSRGPRRAPEPLYPRRKVQDPPVVHELRVSLEEIYHGSTKRMKITRRRLNPDGRTVRTEDKILHIVIKRGWKEGTKITFPKEGDATPDNIPADIVFVLKDKPHAHFRRDGTNVLYSALISLKEALCGCTVNIPTIDGRVIPLPCNDVIKPGTVKRLRGEGLPFPKVPTQRGDLIVEFKVRFPDRLTPQTRQILKQHLPCS; from the exons ATGTTTAAAATTCAGCTGGAGCCCTTAAAACTTCGAGCGTGGACGCTGAATGGGTTTGTAAAGTTCCG AAACAAGGAGACAAGTGCCGGTCCAGTGGCTGTGATGGGAAAGGACTATTACAAGATTCTTGGGATCCCATCCGGAGCCAACGAGGATGAGATCAAGAAAGCCTACCGGAAGATGGCATTGAAGTACCACCCAGACAAGAACAAAGAACCCAATGCTGAGGAGAAGTTTAAGGAGATTGCAGAGGCCTATGATGTGCTGAGTGACCCTAAGAAACGGGGCCTGTATGACCAGTATGGGGAGGAAG GCCTGAAGACCGGCGGTGGTTCATCAGGTGGCTCCAGTGGCTCCTTTCACTACACCTTTCATGGGGATCCCCATGCCACCTTTGCCTCCTTCTTTGGTGGCTCCAACCCCTTCGATATCTTCTTTGCCAGCAGCCGATCCACTAGACCATTTGGTGGCTTTGACCCAGAGGACATGGATGTGGATGAAGATGAGGATCCATTTGGTGCCTTTGGCCGCTTTGGCTTCAATGGGCTGAGTAGGGGTCCAAGGCGAGCCCCAGAACCACTGTACCCTCGACGCAAGGTACAAGACCCACCTGTGGTGCATGAGCTGCGTGTGTCCCTGGAAGAGATCTACCACGGCTCTACCAAGCGCATGAAGATCACAAGGCGGCGCCTCAACCCTGATGGGCGAACTGTGCGCACCGAGGACAAGATCCTACACATTGTCATCAAGCGTGGCTGGAAGGAAGGCACCAAGATCACCTTTCCCAAAGAGGGTGATGCCACACCTGACAACATCCCTGCTGACATTGTCTTTGTGCTCAAAGACAAGCCCCATGCACACTTCCGCCGAGATGGCACCAACGTGCTCTACAGTGCCCTGATTAGCCTCAAGGAG GCGCTGTGTGGCTGCACTGTGAACATTCCCACTATCGATGGCCGGGTGATCCCATTACCCTGCAATGATGTCATCAAACCAGGCACCGTGAAGAGACTCCGTGGGGAGggccttcccttccccaaagtgCCCACCCAGCGAGGAGACCTCATTGTCGAGTTCAAAGTTCGCTTCCCAGACAGATTAACGCCACAGACACGACAGATCCTTAAGCAGCACCTACCCTGTTCTTAG